CATTAGCAATTGGAGTTCCGAGTGAAAGTGCTTTGCAATTCGGAAGTTTGATTGGTTCCAAAGTTGTTCTAAATGAGTTTGTTGCATATTTTGAATTAAGCAATTTAATTAAGCTTAAAGAAATGGTAAATGAAAAATCAATAATTATGGCAACTTATGCTCTGTGTGGATTTGCTAATTTCAGTTCGATTGCAATACAAATTGGTGGAATTGCACCAATTGCTCCAAACCAAAGAACAGCCTTAGCCAGCTTAGGAATGAAAGCAGTCCTTGCCGGTTCTCTTTCAACTTTAATGACCGCAACTTTAGCTGGAATTTTATTTTAATGATTGACTTAGAATTTAAATACAAAAAATTAATTCAGTATCTAAAATCTGAAATTCCTTTCGATCCAGATATTTCAATAATTCTTGGCAGCGGACTTGGTGATTTTGCAGATAAAATCAAAATTGAAAAAACGATTGCCACAAATGAAATTCCAGATTACCCAATTTCTACAGTTGAAGGACATAAAGGATATTTACATTTTGCCAAAATTTATGATAAAAATGTTATGATTTTTCAAGGTAGAATTCACTTTTATGAAGGTTACGAAATTGATAAATGTATAATTCCCTCTTTTATTTCATCACAATTAAATGTTAAAAAATTATTAGCAACAAATGCTGCTGGAGGAATAAATTCAAATTTTTCGCCGGGTGATTTAATGCTTGTAACCGGATTTATTTCACAAAATATTTTAAAAGAAATTTCAAATGTTTTAACAATTCCAACAACTGAACAAAAATATTTTATACATAATCTTCCTTCAAAAAAGTTTAATGAAATAATTAGAAATGCTTCACTTGAAGAAAAAGTTTTAATTAAAGAAGGAACGTATTGGTTTAACAAAGGACCAACATATGAAACTCCCGCGGAAATAATTATGCAAAAGAAATTTGGAGCTGATGCAGTTGGAATGTCAACTGTTCACGAAGCAATTTTTGCTGCTTACCACGGAATTGAAGTTTCTGCAATTTCATTAATTACAAATTATGCTGCCGGACTTTCACCTCAAAAACTTTCACACAAAGAAGTTATGGAAACTGCAGATTTAGCTAAAGAAAAATTTGAAAGATTAGTTAAAAGAATTATTAAATTCATATAACCATAAAATTTTGCTTGGCAATTTTTTGAAAAAATTTATTTCCATATTTCTAATCTTTATTTTATTCATACCTTTTTGGCTTTCATTTTCACTTTATCAAATTGAAAAACGAGCAATAAAAAAAAGTGTGAAGAAAATGTTGATTGAAAAAATTGATAAATCGGAATTAGTTTTATTAAAATTTAAAACCGAAGAAATTAATTCAAAAATTGAATGGGAACATTCCAAAGAATTTAAATATCATAATAAAATGTATGATATTATTGAAACAATTTTTTGGGGAGATTCCGTTGTTTTCCATTGCTGGCTTGATGATGAGGAAACTCAGTTAAACAAAACATTATTCAATTTACTAACCTCTTCACTTGAAAAAAAAAATAAATCAAATAAAATTTTTAATCAGTTAAACTCCTTTAATTCAATTTTTTATATTAATCAAATTATTGAATCAAATAATATATTTTTAAATATTTTTATAAGAATATTTGGCAGCTATCTGAATAAGCTTTCCTATTATTTTATCTGTCCTTTATCACCTCCTCCAAAGTAGTTATAAATTTTTCAAAACATTTCTACAATTTTTAATTTTTAGATTTGGGAAGGATTTATAATGAAAATTTTTATACTTCTCTATTTTTTAATTTTATTTTCTTGCAAAATAAATGCTCAAAATATTTTGATTAAAGATAGAGAAACCGAAGATGTTTTAGCTTCAGTGCTGATTAAATCTAATAGTCCAAATGCAATTACATCAACAGATTATAATGGTGTTGCTGATATAAGCAATTTCAGAAATTCTGAAAAAATATTATTTCAACATTTAGGTTACGAAACTCTAGAGAAATCATTTTCAGAAATTGAAAAAGAAAATTTTATTCTTTTTATGAGTCCAACAAATATTTCGCTTGATCAAATTGTTGTATCTGCTACAAGATGGAATCAAACACAAAATGAAGTTTCTTCAAAAATTATAAATATTTCTCCTAAAGATATTGAATTACAAAATCCTCAAACAACTGCAGATTTATTAAACTCTACGGGACAAGTTTTTATTCAAAAAAGTCAACAAGGCGGCGGAAGCCCAATGATTAGAGGCTTTGCTACAAATCGACTTTTAATTTCCATTGACGGAATTAGAATGAACACTGCAATTTTTAGAAGTGGTAATCTGCAAAATGTAATATCATTAGACAATTATTCGCTTCAAAATGTTGAAGTTTTGTTTGGACCCGGTTCAGTAATTTATGGAAGTGATGCAATTGGTGGAGTAATGAGTTTTTACACTTTACAGCCAAAATTGAGTTTAACAGAAAATATTTTTTATAGTGGAAATTCAAGTTTGAGATTCTCTTCTGCCAATAATGAAGCAACCGGACATATAGATTTTAACTTGGGTTGGCAAAATTTTGCAATGCTTTCAAGTGTAACGTATTCTAAATTTGGAAATGTTAAAATGGGTGAATTTGGGCCGAATGAATATTTAAGAAATGAATATGTGAAACGAATAAATTCAGAAGATATTGTTATAACAAATTCAAACCCATTGATTCAAAAACCAGTTGATTATAATCAGCTAAATATTTTACAAAAAT
The nucleotide sequence above comes from Ignavibacteriota bacterium. Encoded proteins:
- a CDS encoding purine-nucleoside phosphorylase, translated to MIDLEFKYKKLIQYLKSEIPFDPDISIILGSGLGDFADKIKIEKTIATNEIPDYPISTVEGHKGYLHFAKIYDKNVMIFQGRIHFYEGYEIDKCIIPSFISSQLNVKKLLATNAAGGINSNFSPGDLMLVTGFISQNILKEISNVLTIPTTEQKYFIHNLPSKKFNEIIRNASLEEKVLIKEGTYWFNKGPTYETPAEIIMQKKFGADAVGMSTVHEAIFAAYHGIEVSAISLITNYAAGLSPQKLSHKEVMETADLAKEKFERLVKRIIKFI